A single region of the Pseudorhodoplanes sp. genome encodes:
- the mutS gene encoding DNA mismatch repair protein MutS — MAIASSKAAPAENTAPAPVDAACVTPIAPSDSARVTPMMEQYLKIKTAHPNSLLFYRMGDFYELFFEDAEVASRTLGIVLTKRGKHLGSDIPMCGVPVERSEEYLHKLIAAGHRVAVCEQMEDPAEAKKRGGKSVVKRGVVRLVTPGTLTEDTLLDATSNNFLLSIARSRSSSAGEPGMLGLSWIDISTGEFRIAECEPNGLPAEIARLDPGEIIVSDALYADPDFAPLFRSLEHVMPLTRDVFDGATAERRLADFFSVATTDSFGTLSRLELIAAAACVTYIERTQLGKRPPLSPPLRESAGATMSIDSATRANLELMRTLPGERRGSLLDTIDRTVTAAGSRLLAQRLAAPLTDPAAIARRLDAVDTFLNDSAARSDSRERLKAAPDLARALSRLALTRGGPRDLAAIRDGLLAASELAQRLTALSDTPDEIADAMVALRRPDTSLARTLSAALADELPLFKRDGGFVREGFDSTLDETRALRDQSRRVIAQLQAGYCDETGIRALKIRHNNVLGYFVEVTAQHGEKLMAPPLNARFIHRQTLAGQVRFTTTELGELEAKIVSAADRALGLELEIFERLAGEVVAASREIKAAAEALAILDVDSALATLAAEQDYTRPEIDTSLCFTIEGGRHPVVEQALARSEPFIANDCDLSPPEKGKAGRIWLLTGPNMAGKSTFLRQNALIAVLAQMGSFVPAKRAQIGVVDRLFSRVGAADDLARGRSTFMVEMVETAAILNQAGERSLVILDEIGRGTATFDGLSIAWASIEHLHEANRCRALFATHYHELTALASKLPRLHNATMRVKEWQGDVVFLHEVVPGAADRSYGIQVAKLAGLPPSVIERAKLILAELESEERKAPIKGFDDLPLFQAARSAPAASADSPLDKLAAALEALHPDEMSPREALDALYALKGRLRDLKN, encoded by the coding sequence ATGGCCATTGCGAGTTCCAAAGCCGCGCCCGCCGAAAACACCGCGCCGGCGCCCGTCGACGCCGCCTGCGTCACGCCCATAGCGCCCAGCGACAGCGCGCGCGTGACTCCAATGATGGAGCAATATCTCAAGATCAAGACCGCGCATCCGAATTCGCTTCTGTTCTATCGTATGGGCGATTTCTACGAATTGTTCTTCGAGGACGCCGAAGTCGCCTCGCGCACGCTCGGTATCGTATTGACGAAACGAGGGAAACACCTCGGCAGCGATATCCCGATGTGCGGCGTGCCGGTGGAGCGATCGGAAGAATATCTGCACAAGCTCATTGCGGCAGGCCACAGAGTGGCCGTTTGCGAGCAGATGGAGGACCCGGCCGAGGCGAAAAAGCGCGGCGGGAAAAGCGTCGTGAAGCGCGGCGTGGTGCGCCTTGTTACGCCCGGCACGCTCACCGAGGACACGCTGCTCGATGCGACGAGCAACAACTTCCTGCTCTCCATCGCCCGGTCAAGATCTTCCTCGGCCGGGGAACCCGGAATGCTGGGGCTTTCCTGGATCGATATCTCCACCGGCGAATTCCGCATCGCCGAATGCGAGCCGAACGGTCTTCCGGCGGAAATCGCAAGACTCGATCCCGGCGAGATCATCGTCTCCGACGCGCTCTATGCCGATCCGGATTTTGCGCCGCTATTCCGCTCCCTCGAACATGTCATGCCGCTCACGCGGGACGTCTTCGACGGTGCGACGGCGGAGCGTCGGCTTGCGGACTTCTTCAGCGTCGCGACCACCGACAGCTTCGGCACACTGAGCCGGCTGGAGCTGATCGCGGCGGCGGCCTGCGTGACCTATATCGAGCGCACGCAGCTCGGAAAGCGTCCGCCGCTCTCACCGCCGTTGCGCGAAAGCGCGGGCGCGACGATGTCGATCGATTCGGCGACGCGGGCCAATCTTGAGCTGATGCGTACCCTCCCGGGCGAGCGGCGCGGCTCCTTGCTCGACACCATCGACCGCACGGTGACGGCGGCCGGTTCGCGGCTTTTGGCGCAACGCCTGGCCGCGCCGCTCACCGACCCTGCCGCCATTGCACGCAGGCTGGATGCGGTCGACACTTTCCTTAATGACAGCGCTGCGCGCAGCGACAGCCGCGAGCGTCTGAAGGCTGCGCCCGATCTCGCGCGCGCTCTCTCGCGCCTCGCGCTGACGCGCGGCGGCCCGCGCGATCTCGCCGCCATCCGCGACGGGCTTCTGGCTGCGTCTGAACTTGCGCAACGCCTGACCGCACTCAGCGACACACCGGACGAGATCGCCGACGCGATGGTCGCCTTGCGCCGCCCCGATACGTCGCTTGCAAGAACGCTGTCCGCCGCGCTCGCCGACGAATTGCCATTGTTCAAACGCGACGGCGGTTTCGTGCGCGAGGGCTTCGATTCAACGCTGGACGAGACGCGCGCCTTGCGCGACCAGTCCCGCCGGGTGATTGCGCAATTGCAGGCCGGCTATTGCGACGAGACGGGCATCCGCGCGCTGAAAATTCGGCACAATAATGTGCTCGGCTATTTCGTCGAGGTGACCGCGCAGCATGGCGAGAAGCTGATGGCGCCGCCGCTCAATGCGCGCTTCATTCATCGCCAGACGCTCGCCGGACAGGTGCGCTTCACCACCACCGAGCTCGGCGAACTGGAAGCCAAGATCGTCAGCGCCGCCGATCGCGCGCTCGGACTTGAGCTTGAGATTTTCGAGCGGCTGGCCGGCGAGGTCGTTGCGGCGAGCCGCGAGATCAAGGCTGCGGCGGAGGCGCTCGCCATTCTGGACGTGGACAGCGCGCTGGCGACACTGGCAGCGGAGCAGGATTATACGCGGCCGGAAATCGATACCTCGCTGTGTTTCACGATCGAAGGCGGGCGACATCCTGTGGTCGAGCAGGCGTTGGCCCGCAGCGAACCATTCATCGCCAATGACTGCGACCTTTCCCCGCCGGAAAAGGGAAAAGCCGGCCGCATCTGGCTTCTCACCGGCCCCAACATGGCCGGCAAATCCACCTTCCTGCGGCAGAACGCCCTCATTGCGGTGCTTGCGCAGATGGGGTCGTTCGTACCGGCGAAGCGTGCGCAGATCGGCGTCGTCGACCGTCTGTTCTCGCGCGTCGGCGCCGCTGACGATCTGGCGCGCGGACGCTCGACCTTCATGGTGGAGATGGTGGAGACCGCCGCCATTCTCAATCAGGCGGGCGAACGCTCGCTGGTCATCCTCGACGAAATCGGCCGCGGCACTGCGACCTTCGATGGTCTCTCGATCGCCTGGGCGTCTATCGAGCATCTGCACGAGGCCAATCGCTGCCGTGCCCTGTTTGCCACGCATTATCACGAGCTGACCGCGCTCGCATCAAAGCTGCCGCGTCTGCACAACGCGACGATGCGGGTGAAGGAATGGCAGGGCGACGTCGTGTTCCTGCACGAGGTGGTGCCCGGCGCCGCCGACCGCTCCTACGGCATCCAGGTGGCGAAGCTCGCAGGCCTGCCGCCGAGCGTGATCGAGCGCGCCAAGCTGATCCTTGCGGAACTCGAATCGGAAGAGCGCAAGGCACCGATCAAGGGTTTCGACGACCTGCCGCTGTTTCAAGCCGCGCGCTCTGCTCCTGCGGCCTCGGCGGATTCACCGCTCGACAAGCTGGCCGCCGCGCTGGAAGCATTGCATCCGGACGAGATGTCGCCGCGAGAGGCGCTGGATGCGCTCTATGCGCTCAAGGGAAGGCTGCGAGACTTAAAAAACTAG
- a CDS encoding OsmC family protein, which yields MDAAELRAMQAPIKDKYKTDAGAALITLRAKGTLDDQNIACKVETGRALAVAGLHPATGGSGMELCSGDMLLEALVACAGVTLKAVSTALEIPLKSGHVSAEGDLDFRGTLGVAKDAPVGFREIRLRFDVETDAPQEKLDQLLKLTERYCVVYQTIKSGPPVAVSLQKV from the coding sequence ATGGACGCAGCCGAACTCAGGGCGATGCAGGCCCCGATCAAGGACAAGTACAAGACCGACGCCGGGGCCGCGCTGATCACGCTGCGCGCCAAGGGCACGCTCGACGACCAGAACATCGCCTGCAAGGTGGAGACCGGGCGCGCACTGGCGGTCGCGGGACTGCATCCGGCGACCGGTGGCTCGGGCATGGAGCTGTGCTCCGGCGACATGCTGCTGGAGGCGCTGGTTGCCTGCGCCGGCGTGACTCTGAAGGCGGTGTCGACCGCGTTGGAAATTCCGCTCAAATCCGGTCACGTCTCCGCCGAGGGCGATCTTGATTTCCGCGGCACGCTCGGCGTTGCCAAGGATGCGCCGGTCGGTTTCCGTGAAATCCGCCTGCGCTTCGATGTCGAAACCGACGCGCCGCAGGAAAAACTCGATCAGCTGCTGAAGCTGACCGAGCGCTATTGCGTCGTGTATCAGACCATCAAGTCGGGCCCGCCGGTGGCGGTGAGTTTGCAGAAGGTGTGA
- a CDS encoding ABC transporter ATP-binding protein translates to MLLLDRIGKTYANGVHALDGVTLKVEIGEILAIVGGSGCGKSTLLRAISGLDHPTQGRITLDGEKIVEPHEKIGIIFQEPRLLPWLTVADNVGFGIAHLPKDERERRIARVLDKVGLSDKANVWPRELSGGQAQRVAIARALVPRPEVLLLDEPFSALDAFTRTDLQDHVLALWAELKPTLIFVTHDVEEAIVMADRIIVMRPHPGRLYEEIEADLPRPRDRQSAAFDFTKRRVLAALDRSLNRDTHIDDRQEKAEQGAAMWW, encoded by the coding sequence ATGCTGCTGCTCGACCGTATCGGCAAGACCTACGCCAATGGCGTGCATGCGCTGGACGGCGTGACGCTGAAAGTTGAAATCGGCGAAATCCTCGCCATCGTCGGCGGCTCGGGCTGCGGCAAGTCCACCTTGCTGCGCGCGATCTCCGGCCTCGACCATCCGACCCAGGGGCGCATCACCCTCGACGGCGAGAAGATCGTCGAACCGCACGAGAAGATCGGCATCATTTTTCAGGAGCCGCGTTTGCTCCCTTGGCTCACCGTTGCCGACAATGTCGGCTTCGGCATAGCGCATCTGCCGAAAGACGAACGCGAGCGGCGCATCGCGCGCGTGCTCGACAAGGTCGGACTGTCCGACAAGGCGAATGTCTGGCCGCGCGAATTGTCAGGCGGGCAGGCGCAACGGGTCGCCATTGCGCGGGCCCTCGTGCCGCGACCGGAAGTGCTGCTGCTTGATGAGCCCTTCTCGGCGCTGGACGCATTCACCCGCACCGATCTGCAGGATCACGTGTTGGCATTGTGGGCCGAGCTGAAGCCGACGCTCATCTTCGTCACCCATGACGTGGAGGAAGCCATCGTCATGGCCGACCGCATCATCGTCATGCGGCCGCATCCCGGACGGCTGTACGAGGAAATCGAGGCCGATCTGCCGCGCCCGCGCGACCGGCAATCGGCGGCCTTCGACTTTACAAAACGCCGCGTGCTGGCGGCGCTCGACCGCTCGCTCAACCGCGACACGCATATCGACGACCGTCAGGAGAAGGCCGAGCAGGGCGCCGCGATGTGGTGGTAA
- a CDS encoding ABC transporter permease encodes MSLAHMTIVATPDTAEATPAPARRRRISPAWLGLVLPIALAVLWELVVWAGWSDGRLVPPPSVIFATLWDLAKTGELWRHAQATVLRVAAGFGLGVVAGTLLGAIAGYSTLSRRLLDPTLQALRAIPSIAWVPLFILWLGIFEESKITLIAVGVFFPVYLGVMGAIMSVDRKIVEVGRVFRLSGPALVRRILLPAVLPSYVVALRSGLGLGWMFVVAAELLGASEGLGYLLIDGQQLGKPAQIVAAIVAFAVIGKTTDWLIAAASAPFLRWEDRFSARGEER; translated from the coding sequence ATGTCTCTTGCACATATGACCATCGTTGCCACGCCTGACACCGCCGAAGCGACGCCCGCTCCCGCGCGCCGCCGGCGCATTTCGCCCGCCTGGCTGGGCCTTGTGCTGCCGATCGCCCTGGCGGTGCTGTGGGAGCTGGTCGTGTGGGCCGGCTGGTCGGACGGGCGTCTGGTCCCGCCGCCCTCGGTGATTTTCGCGACGCTCTGGGACCTCGCCAAGACCGGCGAACTCTGGCGTCACGCCCAGGCCACGGTGCTGCGCGTGGCCGCCGGCTTCGGCCTTGGCGTCGTCGCCGGCACGCTGCTCGGCGCCATTGCCGGCTATTCGACATTGTCGCGGCGGCTGCTCGATCCGACCCTGCAGGCTTTGCGCGCCATTCCCTCGATCGCCTGGGTGCCGCTTTTCATTCTGTGGCTTGGCATTTTCGAGGAATCGAAAATCACGCTGATCGCAGTCGGCGTGTTCTTTCCGGTCTATCTTGGCGTCATGGGCGCGATCATGTCGGTCGACCGCAAGATCGTGGAAGTCGGCCGGGTGTTCCGTCTTTCCGGTCCGGCATTGGTGCGGCGCATCCTGCTGCCCGCGGTGCTGCCGTCCTATGTCGTGGCGTTGCGCTCCGGCCTCGGGCTCGGCTGGATGTTCGTCGTCGCCGCCGAATTGCTCGGCGCGTCGGAAGGGCTTGGCTATCTCCTGATCGACGGCCAGCAGCTCGGCAAGCCGGCGCAGATCGTGGCCGCTATTGTCGCTTTCGCCGTCATCGGCAAGACCACGGACTGGCTGATCGCCGCTGCCTCGGCGCCGTTCCTGCGCTGGGAAGACCGCTTCTCCGCCCGCGGTGAGGAGCGCTGA
- a CDS encoding aliphatic sulfonate ABC transporter substrate-binding protein has product MSLFSRRSILASALVVGLVPSTALFAQDKPKEIRIDWATYNPVSMVLKEQGLLEKEFAKDGISVRWVQTLGSNKALEFLNAGSIDFGSTAGAAALVSKINGNPIKSIYVYSRPEWTALVTGKDSKITKIEDLKGKRVAVTRGTDPHIFLVRALQSVGLSEKDIKPVLLQHPDGKTALIRGDVDAWAGLDPMMAQAEVQDGAKLFYRNKEANTWGILNVREEFLKNHPGLVQRVLKIYEDARKYSLANYDVVKKTFIAATKLPDAVVDKQLKERTELTHSKIGAPQRDSILAAGIALQEAGVIKPDVNVKAVLDDLIDASVPLTN; this is encoded by the coding sequence ATGTCTCTGTTTTCCAGGCGTTCGATTTTGGCATCCGCCCTCGTGGTCGGCCTCGTGCCCTCCACCGCCTTGTTCGCGCAGGACAAGCCGAAGGAAATCCGCATCGACTGGGCGACCTATAATCCGGTCTCCATGGTGCTGAAAGAGCAGGGCTTGCTCGAAAAGGAATTCGCCAAGGACGGCATCAGCGTGCGCTGGGTGCAGACGCTCGGCTCCAACAAGGCGCTGGAATTCCTCAATGCCGGCTCGATCGATTTCGGTTCGACCGCGGGCGCCGCGGCGTTGGTCAGCAAGATCAACGGCAACCCGATCAAGTCAATCTATGTCTATTCGCGTCCGGAGTGGACCGCGCTCGTTACGGGCAAGGATTCCAAGATCACCAAGATCGAGGATCTGAAGGGCAAGCGCGTTGCGGTCACCCGCGGCACCGATCCGCACATTTTCCTTGTGCGCGCGCTGCAGAGCGTCGGCCTGAGTGAGAAGGACATCAAGCCGGTGCTGCTGCAGCATCCGGACGGCAAGACGGCGCTGATCCGCGGCGATGTTGATGCCTGGGCCGGTCTTGATCCGATGATGGCGCAGGCGGAAGTGCAGGACGGCGCGAAGCTGTTCTATCGCAACAAGGAGGCCAACACCTGGGGCATCCTCAATGTGCGCGAGGAGTTTCTGAAGAATCACCCCGGCCTGGTGCAGCGCGTACTGAAAATCTATGAAGATGCGCGCAAATACTCGCTCGCCAATTATGACGTCGTGAAAAAGACCTTCATTGCCGCGACCAAGCTGCCGGACGCCGTGGTCGACAAGCAGCTGAAGGAGCGCACCGAGCTGACGCATTCCAAGATCGGCGCGCCGCAGCGGGACTCGATCCTCGCCGCCGGCATCGCCCTGCAGGAAGCAGGCGTGATCAAGCCGGACGTGAATGTGAAGGCGGTGCTCGACGATCTGATCGATGCGAGCGTCCCGCTGACGAACTGA
- a CDS encoding [protein-PII] uridylyltransferase: MLSPNDHRHDAAGIFDATAAAADLEQLAATHGGRELELRNAVAQYLKAALNKGRSAAEAMLLKDRHGHRCAARLCFMQDEIIRVLFEFATQKLYPSLNRSEGERMAVVATGGYGRGLLAPGSDIDLLFVLPYKQTAWGESIAEAILYCLWDMGLKVGHATRSVDECIRQAKADMTIRTAILESRFLFGDKPLFEELVVRFDKNVVQGTAAEFVAAKLAEREERLRRAGTSRYLVEPNVKDGKGGLRDLHTLFWIGKYVYRVREVEELIEHGVFDKDELALFRRCENFLWSVRCHLHFVTGRAEERLSFDIQREIAVRLGYTEHPGLKDVERFMKHYFLTAKDVGDLTAILCAALEDSHAKSAPVLNRMMARFKPKRGRKVLRETDDFIVDNNRITIADKDAFTRDPVNLIRIFHLAQKHDLAFHPDAMRQAARSLHLIDKQVRDNEEANQLFFEILTSDNDPETVLRRMNECGVLGAFIRAFGRVVAMMQFNMYHHYTVDEHLIRCIGVLTEIERGNVDEYGLAKDLIKKIQPRHRDLLRVTLFLHDIAKGRVEDHSIAGARVARRLCPRLGLTPAETETVAWLIENHLVMSTVAQSRDLSDRKTIENFTAVVQSLERLKLLTILTTADIRAVGPGVWNGWKSQLLRTLYYETEPALTGGFSEVDRARRVELAQAELRSELKDWAPDEIDSYISRHYPAYWLKVDLPHKVAHASFLRQAWTEGRTLATEFRFDAARGVTELTVIAPDHPRLLSIIAGACAAAGANIVDAQIYTTTDGLALDTISVSREFDQDEDEARRAARIAETIEKALRGEIKLPEVVARRIAPKGRLKAFALEPEININNDWSNRYTVVEITGLDRPGLLYELTSTLSKLSLNITSAHVATFGERVVDVFYVTDLLGAKIASPTRQAAIKRALAQLFVRQDEEAKVPA, encoded by the coding sequence ATGCTGTCCCCCAACGACCATCGGCATGACGCGGCCGGGATTTTCGACGCCACGGCGGCCGCCGCCGATCTCGAGCAGCTCGCCGCAACGCATGGCGGGCGTGAGCTCGAGCTGCGCAACGCCGTTGCACAATATCTGAAGGCGGCGCTGAACAAGGGCCGCTCAGCGGCCGAGGCGATGCTGCTCAAGGACCGGCACGGCCACCGCTGCGCGGCGCGGCTCTGCTTCATGCAGGACGAGATCATCCGCGTCCTGTTCGAATTCGCGACCCAGAAACTCTACCCCTCCCTCAACCGCTCCGAGGGCGAACGCATGGCCGTGGTGGCGACCGGCGGCTATGGCCGCGGCCTGCTGGCGCCGGGCTCCGACATCGATCTGTTGTTTGTCCTCCCCTACAAGCAGACCGCCTGGGGCGAATCCATCGCCGAAGCCATCCTCTATTGCCTGTGGGACATGGGGCTGAAGGTCGGGCACGCGACGCGCTCGGTTGACGAATGCATCCGCCAGGCGAAAGCGGACATGACCATCCGAACCGCGATTCTGGAATCGCGCTTCCTGTTCGGCGACAAGCCCCTGTTCGAAGAGCTTGTCGTCCGCTTTGACAAGAACGTGGTCCAAGGCACCGCCGCCGAATTCGTCGCCGCCAAGCTCGCCGAACGCGAGGAGCGGCTGCGCCGCGCCGGCACCTCGCGCTATCTGGTCGAGCCGAACGTGAAGGACGGCAAGGGCGGCCTGCGCGATCTGCACACATTGTTCTGGATCGGCAAATATGTCTATCGCGTGCGCGAGGTGGAGGAGCTGATCGAGCACGGCGTGTTCGACAAGGATGAGCTCGCGCTGTTCCGGCGCTGCGAGAATTTCCTTTGGTCGGTGCGCTGCCATCTGCATTTCGTCACCGGCCGTGCGGAGGAACGCCTGTCCTTCGACATCCAGCGCGAGATCGCGGTGCGGCTCGGCTATACCGAGCATCCGGGCCTCAAGGATGTCGAGCGTTTCATGAAGCACTATTTCCTCACCGCCAAGGATGTCGGCGACCTCACCGCCATCCTCTGCGCGGCGCTGGAAGACAGTCACGCCAAGTCGGCGCCGGTGCTCAACCGGATGATGGCGCGCTTCAAGCCCAAGCGCGGGCGCAAGGTCTTGCGCGAAACCGACGATTTCATCGTCGACAACAATCGCATCACCATTGCCGACAAGGACGCTTTCACGCGCGACCCGGTCAACCTGATCCGCATCTTCCACCTGGCCCAAAAGCATGATCTCGCCTTCCATCCGGACGCCATGCGGCAGGCGGCGCGCTCGCTGCACCTGATCGACAAGCAAGTCCGCGACAACGAGGAAGCGAACCAGCTCTTTTTCGAAATCCTCACCTCCGACAACGATCCGGAAACGGTGCTGCGGCGGATGAACGAATGCGGCGTGCTGGGCGCCTTCATCCGCGCTTTCGGGCGCGTCGTGGCGATGATGCAGTTCAACATGTATCATCACTACACGGTGGACGAGCATCTCATCCGCTGCATCGGCGTGCTCACGGAAATCGAGCGCGGCAATGTCGACGAATACGGCCTCGCCAAGGACCTGATCAAAAAGATCCAGCCGCGCCACCGTGATCTGTTGCGCGTCACCCTGTTCCTGCACGATATCGCCAAAGGCCGCGTGGAGGACCATTCGATTGCCGGCGCACGCGTCGCCCGCCGCCTGTGTCCGCGGCTCGGCCTGACGCCGGCGGAGACGGAAACCGTCGCCTGGCTGATCGAAAATCACCTCGTGATGTCGACGGTCGCACAATCGCGCGATCTGTCGGACCGAAAAACCATCGAAAACTTCACCGCGGTGGTGCAATCACTCGAGCGCCTGAAGTTGCTCACCATCCTGACCACGGCCGATATCCGCGCCGTCGGCCCCGGCGTGTGGAACGGCTGGAAATCGCAGCTGTTGCGCACGCTCTATTACGAAACCGAGCCGGCGCTGACCGGCGGCTTCTCGGAGGTCGATCGCGCCCGCAGGGTCGAACTGGCGCAGGCCGAGTTGCGCAGCGAGTTGAAAGACTGGGCGCCCGACGAAATCGACAGCTATATCTCGCGGCATTATCCGGCTTACTGGCTCAAGGTCGATCTGCCGCACAAGGTCGCGCATGCGAGCTTCCTGCGCCAGGCCTGGACCGAAGGCCGCACGCTGGCGACCGAATTCCGCTTCGACGCCGCGCGCGGGGTCACCGAGCTGACCGTGATCGCGCCCGATCATCCGCGTCTGCTCTCGATCATCGCCGGGGCCTGCGCGGCGGCCGGCGCCAATATCGTCGACGCGCAGATCTACACCACGACCGACGGTCTCGCCCTCGACACCATTTCGGTCTCGCGCGAATTCGACCAGGACGAGGACGAAGCGCGCCGCGCGGCACGGATCGCGGAAACCATCGAGAAGGCGTTGCGCGGGGAAATCAAGCTGCCGGAGGTGGTGGCGCGCCGCATTGCGCCGAAGGGCCGGCTCAAGGCCTTCGCGCTGGAGCCGGAAATCAACATCAACAACGACTGGTCGAACCGCTACACCGTGGTCGAAATCACCGGCCTCGACCGGCCGGGTCTGCTTTACGAGCTCACGTCGACGCTGTCGAAACTGTCGCTCAACATCACCTCGGCGCATGTCGCGACCTTCGGCGAACGCGTGGTCGACGTGTTCTATGTGACCGATCTTCTGGGCGCCAAGATCGCCTCCCCGACCCGCCAGGCCGCGATCAAGCGCGCGCTGGCGCAGCTTTTTGTCCGGCAGGATGAGGAAGCGAAGGTTCCGGCCTAA
- a CDS encoding DUF2336 domain-containing protein: MATLRRVTDLFLTGADRFTQDQIDVFDDVIGHLVRRIEGKALTELSERLAPVERAPIEVIRRLARDDEIAIAAPVLSQSQRLTSQDLIEVAKTKGQDHLLAISSRPRIEESVSDVLIKRGSRKVIHRLSENSGATFSEEGYLKLTQKAKSDQGLLEKLGLRLDIPLHFFRELLLRATAIVRERLIARAKPEFKGEIESILNLVSDDVGREATRDRTAALRSVAALKEAGELDEVTLLAFLRAGQQNEVIAAIALLSASDFELAAEIMTSDRNEAILILCRAARFEWATVRALLRSRPEQHGIVDLQMDQLRQDYTKLTQSTAQRVLRFWMVRKTANAPANYCVQTAIGQTG; encoded by the coding sequence GTGGCGACGCTCCGGCGCGTCACCGACCTGTTCCTCACGGGCGCCGATCGTTTCACGCAAGATCAGATCGATGTCTTTGACGATGTGATCGGCCATCTGGTGCGCCGGATCGAGGGCAAGGCCTTGACCGAACTCAGCGAGCGGCTGGCACCGGTGGAAAGGGCGCCGATCGAGGTCATCCGCCGTCTGGCGCGCGACGACGAGATCGCGATCGCCGCGCCGGTATTGTCGCAATCGCAACGTCTCACCAGTCAGGACCTGATCGAGGTTGCAAAAACCAAAGGTCAGGATCATTTGCTTGCCATATCGTCTCGGCCGCGTATCGAAGAGTCCGTGAGCGACGTTCTGATTAAACGCGGCAGTCGCAAAGTCATTCATCGATTGTCCGAAAATTCCGGCGCCACCTTCTCGGAGGAAGGCTATCTGAAGCTCACGCAGAAGGCGAAGAGCGATCAAGGCCTTCTGGAAAAACTCGGCTTACGGCTCGACATTCCCCTGCATTTCTTCCGCGAATTGCTGCTCCGCGCCACGGCCATCGTTCGCGAGCGGCTGATTGCCAGAGCCAAGCCTGAATTCAAGGGCGAGATCGAAAGCATCCTCAATTTGGTTTCGGATGACGTCGGTCGCGAAGCGACCCGGGACCGGACGGCCGCGCTGCGGTCCGTTGCCGCGCTGAAGGAAGCCGGAGAGCTCGACGAAGTGACCTTGCTGGCATTTCTGCGTGCCGGTCAGCAGAATGAAGTGATCGCAGCCATCGCGCTGCTCAGCGCCTCGGATTTCGAGTTGGCCGCGGAAATCATGACATCCGATCGCAATGAAGCGATTCTGATTCTGTGCAGGGCGGCCCGCTTCGAATGGGCCACCGTGCGTGCGCTGCTGAGATCAAGGCCGGAACAGCACGGCATTGTCGATCTGCAAATGGATCAGTTGCGACAGGATTACACCAAGCTGACGCAGTCGACGGCGCAGCGGGTGCTTCGCTTCTGGATGGTGCGTAAGACCGCCAACGCGCCGGCGAACTACTGCGTGCAAACCGCGATCGGGCAGACCGGTTAG